The following proteins are co-located in the Frigidibacter mobilis genome:
- a CDS encoding L,D-transpeptidase family protein codes for MRNTGRNHHRLAGGRRAGALLALMAALALAPHPASATAETAFSPFAQGVAEAAGTDAAIADFYRARSYAPLWTTAADAPRRAALFGALDRAADHGLPAPRYDAAGLRSQIAAIRTERDRARAEVALSRAFLAYARDISSGATEPRKIDAGIVREILRPDPGATLAAFAIAEPAAFVRALAPAAPEYAQLMKASFDLRRAAASGAWGPRVGAETLKPGASGGPVVQLRDRLVAMGYLGRSATQDFDASVQKAVQAFQIDHGLTPDGVAGAMTLEEINRSPEDRLKSVIAAMERLRWMNGLDLGERHIWVNLPDFTAKIVDHGKVTFETVSVVGMNQGDRRTPEFSDQMEYMVINPTWNVPRSITVKEYLPMLQKNPNAAGHLNIVDRSGRVVSRGAVDFAQYSARTFPFDMKQPPSNSNALGLVKFMFPNPYNIYLHDTPSKSLFEKEIRAFSHGCIRLARPFDFAYALLSRQTDDPEAEFRRHLNTGVETSVSLQVPVPVHLVYYTAWPTPKGHIEYRRDIYGRDAAIFDALQSAGVALGLQEG; via the coding sequence GGGCGTGGCCGAGGCCGCGGGCACCGATGCCGCCATCGCCGACTTCTACCGGGCGCGCAGCTACGCCCCGCTCTGGACCACCGCCGCCGATGCCCCGCGCCGCGCCGCGCTTTTCGGCGCGCTCGACCGCGCTGCCGATCACGGCCTGCCCGCGCCGCGCTATGATGCCGCCGGGCTGCGCAGCCAGATCGCCGCCATCCGCACCGAGCGCGACCGCGCCCGCGCCGAAGTGGCGCTGAGCCGCGCTTTCCTCGCCTATGCCCGCGACATCTCCAGCGGCGCGACAGAGCCGCGCAAGATCGACGCCGGCATCGTGCGCGAGATCCTCCGCCCCGATCCGGGCGCGACCCTTGCCGCCTTCGCCATCGCCGAACCCGCCGCCTTCGTCCGCGCGCTGGCGCCCGCCGCCCCCGAATATGCTCAACTGATGAAGGCCAGCTTCGACCTGCGCCGCGCCGCCGCCTCGGGTGCCTGGGGCCCGCGCGTCGGCGCCGAAACGCTCAAGCCCGGCGCCAGCGGCGGCCCCGTCGTGCAACTGCGCGACCGGCTGGTGGCGATGGGCTATCTCGGCCGCTCTGCCACGCAGGATTTCGACGCCTCGGTGCAAAAGGCTGTGCAGGCCTTCCAGATCGACCACGGCCTCACCCCCGATGGCGTTGCCGGCGCGATGACGCTGGAAGAGATCAACCGCAGCCCCGAAGACCGCCTCAAATCGGTGATCGCGGCGATGGAACGCCTGCGCTGGATGAACGGGCTGGACCTGGGAGAGCGCCACATCTGGGTCAACCTGCCGGACTTCACCGCAAAGATCGTCGATCACGGCAAGGTCACCTTCGAGACCGTCAGCGTCGTCGGCATGAACCAGGGCGACCGGCGCACGCCCGAGTTTTCCGACCAGATGGAATACATGGTCATCAACCCCACCTGGAACGTGCCGCGCAGCATCACGGTCAAGGAATACCTGCCGATGCTGCAAAAGAACCCCAACGCGGCCGGACATCTGAACATCGTGGATCGTTCGGGCCGGGTGGTCAGCCGCGGCGCGGTCGATTTCGCCCAGTACAGCGCCCGCACCTTCCCCTTCGACATGAAACAGCCGCCGTCCAACTCGAACGCGCTCGGGCTGGTCAAGTTCATGTTCCCGAACCCGTACAACATCTACCTGCACGACACGCCGTCGAAATCGCTGTTCGAAAAAGAAATCCGCGCCTTCAGCCACGGCTGCATCCGCCTGGCGCGGCCCTTCGACTTTGCCTATGCGCTGCTGTCCCGGCAGACCGATGACCCGGAGGCCGAGTTCCGGCGCCACCTGAACACCGGCGTCGAGACCTCGGTCTCGCTGCAGGTGCCGGTGCCGGTGCATCTGGTCTATTACACCGCCTGGCCCACGCCCAAGGGCCATATCGAATATCGGCGCGACATCTATGGCCGTGACGCGGCGATTTTCGACGCGCTGCAATCCGCCGGGGTGGCGCTTGGGCTTCAGGAGGGCTAA
- a CDS encoding UDP-3-O-(3-hydroxymyristoyl)glucosamine N-acyltransferase, which translates to MTQHSDSPARGHSIAALAAALGGRAEGDTGLTIHRAAEPAAAGPDDLALAMDPKYAAGLALGHARAAMLWEGADWQALGLAAAIFVPRPRLAMSGLTRTLDPGPALAPGIHPAAVIDPSASIGIGAAIGPFVVIGPGAVIGPRARIASHVSIAEGARIGADALILQGARIGARVVIGDRFICHPNAVIGADGFSFVTPEKSGVEEIRQTLGEREQIRAQAWIRIHSLGTVEIGDDVEIGANAAIDRGTIRATSIGAGTKLDNLVHVGHNVQVGRDCLLCGQVGIAGSARIGDRVVLAGQCGVSDNIFVGDDVIAGGATKIFTNAPAGRVLLGSPALKMENHVEAWKNIRRLGRLFAQVAELKEAVTRLGQKD; encoded by the coding sequence ATGACCCAGCATTCCGACAGCCCCGCCAGGGGCCACAGCATCGCCGCGCTGGCCGCCGCGCTTGGCGGCCGCGCCGAGGGCGATACCGGGCTGACCATCCACCGCGCCGCCGAGCCCGCGGCCGCGGGCCCCGATGACCTCGCGCTGGCGATGGATCCCAAATATGCCGCCGGCCTCGCGCTTGGGCACGCCCGCGCCGCGATGCTGTGGGAGGGCGCCGACTGGCAGGCGCTTGGCCTCGCCGCCGCCATCTTCGTGCCGCGCCCGCGGCTGGCGATGTCGGGCCTCACCCGCACGCTCGATCCCGGCCCGGCCCTGGCGCCCGGCATCCACCCCGCCGCGGTCATCGACCCCTCGGCCAGCATCGGCATCGGCGCCGCCATCGGCCCCTTCGTGGTGATCGGCCCCGGCGCGGTGATTGGCCCGCGCGCCCGCATCGCCAGCCATGTCAGCATTGCCGAGGGCGCGCGTATCGGCGCCGATGCCCTGATCCTGCAAGGCGCCCGCATCGGCGCCCGCGTGGTCATCGGCGATCGCTTCATCTGCCACCCGAATGCGGTGATCGGCGCCGACGGCTTTTCCTTCGTCACGCCGGAAAAATCCGGGGTCGAGGAAATCCGCCAGACGCTTGGCGAGCGCGAGCAGATCCGCGCCCAGGCCTGGATCCGCATCCATTCGCTCGGCACCGTCGAGATCGGCGATGACGTGGAAATCGGCGCCAATGCCGCCATCGACCGCGGCACCATCCGCGCCACCAGCATCGGCGCCGGCACAAAGCTCGATAACCTCGTGCATGTCGGCCACAACGTGCAGGTCGGGCGCGATTGCCTTCTGTGCGGGCAGGTCGGCATCGCCGGGTCGGCGCGCATCGGCGACCGCGTGGTGCTGGCCGGGCAATGCGGCGTATCCGACAACATCTTCGTCGGCGATGACGTGATCGCCGGCGGCGCCACCAAGATCTTCACCAATGCGCCCGCGGGCCGGGTGCTCCTGGGCAGCCCCGCGCTGAAGATGGAAAACCATGTCGAGGCCTGGAAGAACATCCGCCGCCTTGGCCGGCTGTTTGCGCAGGTGGCAGAACTTAAAGAAGCTGTTACAAGGCTCGGCCAGAAGGACTGA
- a CDS encoding acyl carrier protein, protein MTVSTQDRIIAIIAEQAVLDPEQVQLDSSLEDLGIDSLGLVESIFAIEEAFDITVPFNANDPQQSEFDISSVAAIIRAVESLIAEQKG, encoded by the coding sequence ATGACCGTCAGTACCCAGGACCGCATCATCGCCATCATCGCCGAACAGGCGGTGCTCGACCCCGAGCAGGTGCAACTCGACTCGTCGCTCGAGGATCTGGGCATCGACAGCCTCGGCCTGGTCGAGTCGATCTTCGCCATCGAGGAGGCCTTCGACATCACCGTGCCGTTCAATGCCAATGATCCTCAGCAAAGCGAGTTCGACATCTCCTCGGTCGCGGCAATCATCCGCGCGGTCGAGTCGCTGATTGCCGAGCAGAAGGGCTGA
- a CDS encoding beta-ketoacyl-[acyl-carrier-protein] synthase family protein translates to MRRVVITGAGTINALGHTVADTFEALREGRCGIGELNIRDVERLSIRIGGQVLDYDPEAHFNRQQIALYDRFTQFTLMAARQAIAQSGLNFDGTLGYEAGVVLGTAAGGTTTWDENYRAVYEEGKNRVHPFVVPKLMNSAAASHVSMEWNLRGPAFTVSTACASSNHAMGQAFQMVRSGMCKAVVTGGSEAMLCFGGIKAWEGLRVMSRDACRPFSANRNGMVQGEGAGVFVFEDYDHARARGAEMLAEVIGFAMSSDASDIVMPSQQGAERAITGALRDARLNPEDVGYINAHGTGTAANDKTESAAVAHAFGHHADRLMISSTKSMHGHLIGGTGAVELLACIMALKEGVIAPTIGYEEPDPECALDVVPNVAREAKVDVCLSNAFAFGGLNAVIALRRAP, encoded by the coding sequence ATGCGCAGGGTCGTCATCACCGGCGCGGGCACCATCAACGCGCTTGGCCACACCGTTGCCGATACCTTCGAGGCGCTCCGCGAAGGCCGCTGCGGCATTGGCGAGCTGAACATCCGCGATGTCGAACGCCTGTCGATCCGCATTGGCGGGCAGGTGCTGGACTACGACCCCGAGGCGCATTTCAACCGCCAGCAGATCGCGCTCTATGACCGCTTCACCCAGTTCACCCTGATGGCCGCGCGTCAGGCGATCGCGCAGTCGGGCCTGAACTTCGATGGCACCCTGGGATACGAGGCGGGCGTGGTGCTCGGCACTGCCGCAGGTGGGACCACCACTTGGGATGAGAATTACCGCGCCGTCTATGAAGAGGGCAAGAACCGGGTGCATCCCTTCGTGGTGCCCAAGCTGATGAACTCCGCCGCCGCCAGCCATGTCAGCATGGAGTGGAACCTGCGCGGCCCGGCCTTCACCGTCTCCACCGCCTGCGCGAGTTCCAACCACGCGATGGGGCAGGCGTTCCAGATGGTCCGCTCGGGCATGTGCAAGGCCGTGGTCACCGGCGGGTCCGAGGCGATGCTGTGCTTCGGCGGCATCAAGGCCTGGGAAGGCCTGCGCGTCATGTCGCGCGATGCCTGCCGCCCGTTCAGCGCCAACCGCAACGGCATGGTGCAGGGCGAGGGCGCCGGGGTGTTCGTGTTCGAGGATTATGACCACGCCCGCGCCCGCGGCGCCGAGATGCTCGCCGAGGTGATCGGCTTCGCCATGTCCTCGGACGCCTCCGACATCGTGATGCCCAGCCAGCAGGGCGCCGAGCGCGCCATCACCGGCGCGCTGCGCGATGCCCGGCTCAACCCCGAGGATGTGGGCTATATCAACGCCCACGGCACCGGCACCGCCGCCAATGACAAGACCGAAAGCGCCGCCGTCGCCCATGCCTTCGGCCACCATGCCGACCGGCTGATGATCTCCTCCACCAAATCCATGCACGGCCACCTGATCGGCGGCACCGGCGCGGTGGAACTGCTGGCCTGCATCATGGCGTTGAAGGAAGGGGTGATCGCCCCCACCATCGGCTATGAGGAGCCAGACCCGGAATGCGCGCTCGACGTGGTGCCGAACGTGGCGCGCGAGGCGAAGGTCGATGTGTGCCTGTCCAACGCCTTCGCCTTCGGCGGGCTCAACGCCGTCATCGCCCTGCGCCGCGCTCCCTGA
- a CDS encoding invasion associated locus B family protein: MTMTDLKTMLQPALAIALTLGLGLPALAQDAAAPAEAAAETPAPAAETPAEAGDATPGIGEAYTEATHGDWEQRCIRTEDGSDPCQLYQLLRDGDGNPVAEFSLFGLPEGEQAAAGGTIMTPLETLLPEAILLQVDSGDAKRYAFTFCAPIGCVARVGFTDAEIAAFKKGNKATMAITPMAAPDRKVQLNISLKGFTAGYDAVNAANADLARN, from the coding sequence CTGACAATGACCGACCTGAAGACCATGCTGCAACCGGCGCTGGCGATTGCCTTGACGCTCGGGCTTGGCCTGCCCGCGCTGGCACAGGATGCCGCCGCGCCTGCCGAGGCCGCGGCCGAGACCCCTGCCCCGGCGGCAGAGACCCCCGCAGAGGCGGGTGATGCCACTCCGGGCATCGGCGAGGCCTATACCGAGGCGACGCATGGCGACTGGGAACAGCGCTGCATCCGCACCGAGGACGGGTCGGACCCCTGCCAGCTCTACCAGCTTCTGCGGGATGGCGACGGCAACCCGGTCGCCGAGTTCAGCCTGTTCGGCCTGCCCGAGGGCGAGCAGGCCGCAGCCGGCGGCACGATCATGACCCCGCTGGAAACCCTGCTGCCCGAAGCGATCCTGCTGCAGGTCGATAGCGGCGATGCCAAGCGCTATGCCTTCACCTTCTGCGCGCCGATCGGCTGCGTGGCGCGGGTCGGCTTCACCGATGCCGAGATTGCGGCCTTCAAGAAGGGCAACAAGGCGACGATGGCGATCACCCCGATGGCGGCGCCGGATCGCAAGGTGCAGCTGAACATCTCGCTGAAGGGCTTCACCGCCGGCTATGACGCGGTGAACGCCGCCAATGCGGATCTGGCCCGGAACTGA
- a CDS encoding helicase HerA-like domain-containing protein, translated as MPQDSPAPAPNAILAPGAVFVGGGGAAHAEAQHLLLKYGNRHGLIAGATGTGKTVTLQVLAEAFSTAGVPVFLSDVKGDLAGLAKPGDPGGKLHGAFAARAATIGYDLGYTGFPVTFWDLWAEQGHPVRTTVTEMGPLLLARLLGLTGAQEGVMNIAFRLADEEGLPLLDLKDLQAMLIFVGENARDIGLRYGNVSAASIGAIQRQLLVLENQGGTRLFGEPALDLADLMSVAPDGRGRINILAAERLMGAPRLYATFLLWLLSELFEELPEVGDPDQPRFVFFFDEAHLLFDDAPKALVDKVEQVARLIRSKGVGVYFVTQNPADVPDDVLGQLGNRVQHALRAFTAKDQKDLARAAQNYRPNPAFNTEAAIREVGTGEAVTSFLEAKGVPGIVQRTLVRPPASQLGPITPDERAAVIAASPFGAKYATTIDRDSAFERLRARAEAAAKEAEAVEEPEPEFKAGRRYGGNTVPAKKPASRSSRSDSIAETFGKSLARQLGTQAGRSIVRGVLGGLFKAR; from the coding sequence ATGCCTCAGGACAGCCCCGCACCCGCCCCCAACGCCATTCTCGCCCCCGGCGCGGTCTTTGTCGGCGGCGGCGGCGCGGCCCATGCCGAGGCGCAGCACTTGCTCCTGAAATACGGCAACCGCCACGGGCTGATCGCGGGCGCCACCGGAACCGGCAAGACCGTCACCCTGCAGGTGCTGGCCGAGGCGTTTTCCACCGCCGGCGTTCCCGTCTTCCTCTCCGACGTGAAGGGCGACCTTGCCGGCCTTGCCAAACCGGGCGATCCCGGCGGCAAGCTGCACGGCGCCTTTGCCGCCCGCGCTGCCACCATCGGCTATGACCTTGGCTACACCGGCTTTCCCGTCACCTTCTGGGATCTCTGGGCCGAGCAGGGCCACCCGGTGCGCACCACCGTCACCGAGATGGGCCCGCTGCTGCTGGCGCGTCTGCTGGGCCTGACCGGCGCGCAGGAGGGGGTCATGAACATCGCCTTCCGCCTGGCCGATGAGGAAGGCCTGCCGCTGCTGGACCTCAAGGACCTGCAGGCGATGCTGATCTTCGTCGGCGAGAATGCCCGCGACATCGGCCTGCGTTACGGCAATGTCAGCGCCGCCAGCATCGGCGCGATCCAGCGGCAATTGCTGGTGCTGGAGAACCAGGGCGGCACGCGCCTCTTCGGCGAACCCGCGCTGGACCTTGCCGACCTGATGAGCGTCGCCCCCGATGGCCGCGGCCGCATCAATATCCTCGCCGCCGAACGGCTGATGGGCGCGCCGCGGCTCTACGCGACCTTCCTGCTGTGGTTGCTGTCGGAACTGTTCGAGGAACTGCCCGAGGTCGGCGACCCCGACCAGCCCCGCTTCGTGTTCTTCTTCGACGAGGCGCATCTGCTGTTCGACGATGCGCCCAAGGCGCTGGTGGACAAGGTCGAGCAGGTCGCCCGCCTGATCCGCTCCAAGGGCGTGGGGGTCTATTTCGTGACGCAGAACCCCGCCGACGTGCCTGACGATGTGCTTGGCCAGCTTGGTAACCGCGTCCAGCACGCGCTGCGTGCCTTCACCGCCAAGGACCAGAAGGATCTGGCCCGCGCCGCGCAGAACTATCGCCCAAACCCCGCGTTCAATACCGAGGCGGCGATCAGGGAGGTCGGCACCGGCGAGGCGGTGACCTCCTTCCTTGAGGCGAAGGGCGTGCCCGGCATCGTGCAGCGCACGCTGGTGCGCCCGCCCGCCAGCCAGCTTGGGCCGATCACGCCCGATGAACGCGCCGCCGTCATCGCCGCCTCGCCCTTCGGGGCGAAATACGCCACCACCATCGACCGCGACTCCGCCTTCGAGCGCCTGCGCGCCCGTGCCGAGGCCGCCGCGAAAGAGGCGGAAGCGGTCGAGGAGCCGGAGCCCGAGTTCAAGGCGGGCCGCCGCTATGGCGGCAATACCGTGCCCGCCAAAAAGCCCGCGAGCCGCTCCAGCCGCTCCGACAGCATTGCCGAGACCTTCGGCAAAAGCCTCGCCCGCCAGCTTGGTACCCAGGCCGGGCGCAGCATCGTGCGCGGGGTTCTGGGCGGGCTGTTCAAGGCGCGCTGA
- a CDS encoding DUF4105 domain-containing protein gives MRLAGRALLGLALLATLTWTMIALQYQAVGPAQLLAQAAAVAAALALGWQLCRGRARWALAGLAVGAGVVGIWWSSIRPLADRDWAGDVARGVTGQVEEDLVTLHNIRDFIWSTPTDFIPAWRDEAVRLADLQTVDLVSSVWASPAIAHTLISFGFADGRHIVFSAEIRREKGEAFSEIGGFFKEFELVLVAATEADILRLRSDVRGESVSVFPLRLTTEQRQALFRSYINLGNQLAEKPRFYQTITSNCTTIIWRLARTVDDRLPLDWRVLLSGYLPGYLQDLGLLEQPLQDARIAPQPTTPREEYSRAIRGLQG, from the coding sequence GTGAGGCTTGCGGGGCGGGCACTGCTGGGACTGGCGCTGCTGGCCACCCTCACCTGGACGATGATTGCGCTGCAGTATCAAGCGGTTGGCCCGGCGCAGCTGCTGGCGCAGGCGGCTGCCGTGGCGGCAGCGCTGGCGCTTGGCTGGCAGCTCTGTCGCGGCCGCGCACGGTGGGCGCTGGCCGGACTGGCTGTCGGCGCGGGGGTGGTCGGGATCTGGTGGTCGTCGATCCGGCCGCTGGCAGATCGGGACTGGGCCGGGGATGTGGCGCGGGGCGTGACGGGACAGGTTGAAGAAGACCTTGTAACCCTTCATAATATCAGGGATTTTATCTGGTCCACCCCCACGGATTTCATCCCCGCCTGGCGTGACGAAGCCGTTCGGCTTGCCGATCTGCAGACCGTCGATCTGGTCTCCTCGGTCTGGGCCAGCCCCGCGATCGCGCATACGCTGATAAGTTTCGGCTTTGCCGATGGGCGGCACATCGTGTTCTCGGCCGAGATCCGGCGCGAGAAGGGCGAGGCGTTTTCGGAAATCGGCGGGTTTTTCAAGGAGTTCGAGCTGGTTCTTGTTGCAGCCACCGAAGCCGACATCCTTCGCCTGCGCAGCGATGTGCGCGGCGAGAGCGTGTCGGTCTTCCCGCTGAGGCTGACGACAGAGCAGCGCCAGGCGCTGTTCAGAAGTTACATTAACCTCGGCAATCAACTTGCTGAAAAGCCAAGGTTTTACCAGACCATCACCAGCAATTGCACCACGATCATCTGGCGCCTCGCGCGCACGGTTGATGACAGGCTGCCGCTGGACTGGCGGGTGCTGCTGTCGGGATACCTGCCGGGCTACCTGCAGGATCTGGGATTGCTGGAGCAGCCGCTGCAAGATGCGCGGATCGCGCCGCAACCGACCACCCCGCGCGAGGAATACTCACGCGCTATCAGAGGCTTGCAAGGCTAA
- the uvrA gene encoding excinuclease ABC subunit UvrA → MAEQKFISVRGAREHNLKGIDVDIPRDQLVVITGLSGSGKSSLAFDTIYAEGQRRYVESLSAYARQFLDMMGKPDVDHISGLSPAISIEQKTTSKNPRSTVGTVTEIYDYLRLLYARAGTPYSPATGLPITAQQVQDMVDGVMALPEGTRAFLLAPIVRDRKGEYRKELLELRKQGFQRVKIDGSFHDLEDAPTLDKKLRHDIDVVVDRIVVREGLETRLADSFRTALDLADGIAILELAPPAEAPEDFAAERITFSEKFACPVSGFTIPEIEPRLFSFNAPFGACPVCDGLGVELFFDERLVVPDITLKLTDGALAPWAKSKSPYQTQTIDALARHYGFDKRKAWKDLPEAVQQVFLYGSGDEEIAFRFDEGGRVYQVSRTFEGLIPNMERRYRETDSAWSREEMERYQNNRPCGACNGYRLKPEALAVKIAGLHVGQVVQMSIREAHDWIATVPEALTAQKNEIARAILKEISERLGFLVNVGLDYLTLSRAAGTLSGGESQRIRLASQIGSGLTGVLYVLDEPSIGLHQRDNDRLLTTLKNLRDQGNSVLVVEHDEDAIRHADYVYDIGPGAGVHGGRVVSHGTPAEVQADPASLTGQYLSGARQIPMRSVRRKGNGKKLVISGACGNNLKNVTAEFPLGMFVCVTGVSGGGKSTLTIETLYKTAAMRLNGARETPAPCDSIKGFEHLDKVIDIDQRAIGRTPRSNPATYTGAFGPIRDWFAGLPEAKARGYKPGRFSFNVKGGRCEACQGDGLIKIEMHFLPDVYVTCETCKGQRYNRETLEIKFKNKSIADVLDMTVEEAQDFFAAVPSIRDKMDALVRVGLGYVKVGQQATTLSGGEAQRVKLSKELARRATGRTLYILDEPTTGLHFEDVRKLLEVLHELVEQGNTVVVIEHNLDVIKTADWIIDIGPEGGDGGGEIVAVGTPEQVAEVKRSHTGRYLKPMLAARKVAAE, encoded by the coding sequence ATGGCCGAGCAAAAGTTCATCTCTGTCCGCGGCGCGCGCGAGCATAATCTCAAGGGCATCGACGTGGATATCCCCCGCGATCAGCTGGTGGTCATCACCGGCCTGTCCGGCTCGGGCAAGTCCAGCCTCGCCTTCGACACCATCTATGCCGAGGGCCAGCGCCGCTACGTGGAATCCCTCTCCGCCTATGCGCGCCAGTTCCTTGACATGATGGGCAAGCCCGATGTCGACCATATCTCGGGCCTCTCCCCCGCGATCAGCATCGAGCAGAAGACCACCTCGAAGAACCCCCGCTCCACCGTCGGCACCGTCACCGAAATCTACGACTACCTGCGCTTGCTCTACGCCCGCGCCGGCACCCCCTATTCGCCGGCAACCGGGCTGCCGATCACCGCGCAGCAGGTGCAGGACATGGTCGATGGCGTGATGGCCCTGCCCGAGGGCACCCGCGCCTTCCTGCTGGCGCCCATCGTGCGCGACCGCAAGGGCGAGTATCGCAAGGAACTGCTGGAACTGCGCAAGCAGGGCTTCCAGCGCGTGAAGATCGACGGCAGCTTCCACGATCTGGAGGATGCGCCGACGCTCGACAAGAAGCTGCGCCACGATATCGACGTGGTCGTCGACCGCATCGTGGTGCGCGAGGGGCTGGAGACGCGGCTGGCCGACAGCTTCCGCACCGCGCTGGACCTGGCAGACGGCATCGCCATCCTCGAACTCGCGCCCCCTGCGGAGGCGCCCGAGGATTTCGCGGCCGAGCGCATCACCTTCTCCGAGAAATTCGCCTGCCCGGTCTCCGGCTTCACCATCCCCGAGATCGAACCGCGGCTCTTTTCCTTCAACGCCCCTTTCGGCGCCTGCCCGGTCTGTGACGGGCTGGGGGTGGAGCTGTTCTTCGACGAACGCCTCGTCGTGCCCGACATCACGCTCAAGCTGACCGATGGCGCGCTGGCGCCCTGGGCCAAGTCGAAATCCCCCTACCAGACCCAGACCATCGACGCCCTCGCCCGCCATTACGGCTTTGACAAGCGCAAGGCCTGGAAGGATCTGCCCGAGGCGGTGCAGCAGGTCTTCCTCTATGGCTCGGGCGACGAGGAAATCGCCTTCCGCTTTGATGAAGGCGGGCGCGTCTATCAGGTCTCGCGTACCTTCGAGGGGCTGATCCCTAACATGGAACGCCGCTACCGCGAGACCGACAGCGCCTGGAGCCGCGAGGAGATGGAGCGCTACCAGAACAACCGCCCCTGCGGCGCCTGCAACGGCTACCGCCTGAAACCCGAGGCGCTGGCGGTGAAGATCGCCGGGCTGCATGTCGGCCAGGTGGTGCAGATGTCGATCCGCGAGGCGCATGACTGGATCGCCACCGTGCCCGAGGCGCTGACGGCCCAGAAGAATGAAATCGCCCGCGCCATCCTCAAGGAAATCAGCGAACGCCTTGGTTTCCTTGTCAATGTCGGGCTGGACTACCTGACCCTCTCGCGCGCCGCCGGCACCCTCTCGGGCGGTGAAAGCCAGCGCATCCGCCTGGCCAGCCAGATCGGCTCGGGCCTGACCGGCGTGCTCTATGTGCTCGACGAGCCCTCCATCGGCCTGCATCAGCGCGACAATGACCGGCTGCTGACCACGCTGAAGAACCTGCGCGACCAGGGCAATTCGGTGCTGGTGGTCGAGCATGACGAAGACGCGATCCGCCATGCCGATTACGTTTATGACATCGGCCCCGGCGCCGGCGTTCATGGCGGGCGCGTCGTCAGCCACGGCACCCCGGCAGAGGTGCAGGCCGATCCGGCCAGCCTGACCGGGCAATACCTGTCAGGCGCGCGGCAGATCCCGATGCGCAGCGTGCGGCGCAAGGGGAATGGCAAGAAGCTCGTGATCTCAGGGGCTTGCGGGAACAACCTCAAGAACGTCACCGCCGAGTTTCCGCTGGGGATGTTCGTCTGCGTCACCGGCGTGTCGGGGGGCGGAAAGTCCACCCTGACCATCGAGACGTTGTACAAGACCGCCGCGATGCGCCTCAACGGTGCCCGCGAGACCCCGGCACCCTGCGACAGCATCAAGGGCTTCGAGCATCTCGACAAGGTCATCGACATCGACCAGCGCGCCATCGGCCGCACCCCCCGGTCGAACCCGGCCACCTATACCGGCGCCTTCGGCCCGATCCGCGACTGGTTCGCCGGCCTGCCCGAGGCCAAGGCCCGCGGCTACAAGCCCGGGCGGTTCAGCTTCAACGTCAAGGGCGGGCGCTGCGAGGCCTGCCAGGGCGACGGGCTCATCAAGATCGAGATGCATTTTCTGCCCGATGTCTATGTGACCTGCGAAACCTGCAAGGGCCAGCGCTACAACCGCGAGACATTGGAAATCAAGTTCAAGAACAAGAGCATAGCCGACGTTCTTGATATGACGGTTGAAGAGGCGCAGGACTTCTTCGCCGCCGTCCCCTCTATCCGCGACAAGATGGATGCGCTGGTGCGGGTCGGGCTCGGTTACGTCAAGGTCGGCCAGCAGGCGACCACGCTCTCGGGCGGCGAGGCGCAGCGGGTGAAGCTGTCCAAGGAGCTGGCGCGCCGCGCGACCGGCCGCACGCTCTATATCCTCGATGAGCCGACGACGGGGCTGCATTTCGAGGATGTGCGCAAGCTGTTGGAAGTGCTTCATGAATTGGTGGAACAGGGCAATACGGTGGTGGTGATCGAGCATAACCTCGATGTCATCAAAACCGCCGACTGGATCATCGACATCGGCCCCGAGGGTGGCGACGGCGGCGGCGAGATCGTTGCGGTCGGCACCCCCGAACAGGTGGCCGAGGTCAAGCGCAGCCATACCGGGCGCTACCTCAAACCGATGCTCGCCGCCCGCAAGGTCGCCGCAGAGTGA
- a CDS encoding rhodanese-like domain-containing protein, translated as MFSFLRPSATPGPRVQPIAGAEAVARAKAGEITVIDVRERSELATSGKARGALHVPLAVFRMKCDPASPECLPELDPARPVALYCASGARSQAAGQMLLQMGYGSVYNIGGLGHWVAGGGAVER; from the coding sequence ATGTTCTCTTTCCTGCGCCCCTCTGCGACCCCTGGCCCGCGCGTGCAGCCGATTGCCGGCGCCGAGGCGGTGGCGCGGGCAAAGGCGGGCGAGATCACGGTGATCGACGTGCGCGAACGCAGCGAGCTGGCGACCAGCGGCAAGGCCAGGGGCGCGCTGCATGTGCCGCTGGCGGTGTTCCGGATGAAATGCGATCCCGCCAGCCCGGAATGCCTGCCGGAGCTGGATCCGGCGCGGCCGGTGGCGCTGTATTGCGCCTCGGGCGCGCGCAGCCAGGCGGCGGGGCAGATGCTGCTGCAGATGGGCTATGGCAGCGTCTACAATATCGGCGGGCTGGGGCATTGGGTGGCGGGCGGCGGCGCGGTGGAACGCTAG